The segment TGAAATAATAGCTGTTTTTGCCAGCAAATAGATTGAGATATTGAATATAATACAAATTTTCTTGATCAATCAAAACCATTTGAAAAAATTGATgaaagttaaaatttttgttaatacTGAGGATTATATTGCTCATGGTTAGTTTAGAAAAAACTCGTAAAACTCAATACCGATTAAAATTTGGGACAGGTCCGATAGTGAAATTAAGGCTACACGTTTGAATGAAATGCGAAACAAAAGAACAAATTCAAACAATTTCGGCTGGTGGAGATCAAGACAACACATAGATAGATACATACCTACATAGTTGAAAAAGCTTTAAAACAAAGCTTAAGCGTTGTCACAATACCTTACAAAAAAGCTCTGATCTGCATCAACAAGCATGTAAAAGATATtttaaacatacatacattaaatCAGTCTTTAAACGTTGGTAGATCTGGTCGATTGATTCCATAGAGTACATTTTTgagaattatttatttaatattcagcTAGGATGCAGTCTATGACTATCTTTAATATAATTACACAGTTAGTTTTTTTATCGAAGACTTTAAATGGAAACTTAAGTGTTCAACCAGTTTTCCAAACACTTGATGGCTATGAATATACTTCGCAGTCGTTTTCGCAAAACTTACAGAGTGAAAGTCAACTGGAGATCGTTTATGAATGGAAATATTTGGATTTCCTATACTCAACTTTTGTGCAACGCCAACAATCTATTTTAAATGGGTAACAAAACAATTTGGTTATAACAGTTTCTTACAAATCAAGAgataatttgaaaaatgtattaatattaataacaaattGTAGTACTagtaaaaaaatcaaaaaatacgcctttaataaatttaaaatgcttgTATTGTGAGAggtataaaagaaaattcgaAAAATAAACTATTTGACGCTCTTATGTCACAAATAGTCGAgatccccgactatcagatatcCGTTAATCAGCTCGTGGAACTGcgaatgcgaaaaaaaattaacaaattaatatcTTATCTCGAAAACTATAGGAGACTAGTTCTTATAAATACTTTCTTTTCATTCGAATCATTCAGTGCGTCTCATCCATATCTTTAATATTGATGAATAAATCCTAGCATTATCTctaatgctatagtcgagatccccgactatcagaatCCCGTTACACAGCTagggaaaatgcaaatgcaaataaagaTCGACGTACATGGCCAGTTCGacttggctattgatcctTATAAAGAATATTGTATATGACCATATAGAACATGGTcagaaacgcttccttctggcTGTTACAGACTGTTACATAAAGGATTATCATAATCTGGCTTTATGTGTTATTCTACTGCGCTGAATTTACTGtctaattattataatatattaatatttacagAGACTTTGtaccaaaaaataatttaccTTTAGGCATTGATGTCCATAATAACCGCCTGTTTGTGACAACTCCTCGTTGGAAGAATGGTGTGCCTGCTAGCTTAGGTACACTGCCCTTTCCTCCAAAAGAGTCAAGCCCGGCAATAAAGCCGTATCCAAACTGGGAGGCTCATGGAAATCCAAACAATCCTGACTGCTCAAAACTGATGTCAGTTTATCGAACAGCTGTAGATAGGTGTGATCGAATTTGGCTAATTGATTCTGGAATTGTCAATGCTACAATAAACTTAAATCAGATCTGCCCACCAAAAATTGTTGTGTATGATCTTAAAAGTGACGAACTGATTGTTCGATACAATTTGGAAGCTTCTCATGTGAAGCAAGATTCGTTGCACTCCAATATTGTTGTGGATATTGGAGAAGATTGCGATGATGCGCATGCTATCGTATCGGATGTATGGAGATTTGGTCTACTTGTTTACAGCCTATCAAAAAACCGCAGCTGGCGCGTGACCAACTATAACTTTTATCCGGATCCCTTTGCTTCGGATTTTAATGTATACGgattaaattttcaatggcTGGATGGTGTTTTTGGAATGAGTATATATTACaataagaaaataatggaaCGCGTTCTTTATTTTCATCCAATGGCAAGTTTCAAGGTGAGTATAAGGAGTATATAAATAAAGACAAGAAAATGGCTGGGAATTgatttgatattgattttaaaaaatgcCTTTCTTAACATTGTCTTTATTGTCTAAATAATGGCTCGCCGACTTACTTTTAAAAACCCCTCCTACAGCTTACTACTTGATCAGTCTTACTTAAGGTACTTAAATAAATCTAAATCTTAAGTAAGCTAATTATCTGCAGCTTGTAGGGTCCGAAAAGGcttatttctgttttatttttattaaccaAACTAGCAATCCCTtatactctacgagtaactgatataataataataataattgtgatTATAATACTTTCTCATTTAGGAGTTCATGGTGCCTATGAATATCTTGTTAAACGAATCTGTGTGGCAAACGAATACTCAAGAGTACGCCAAGTACTTCATACCAATTGGAGACCGCGGATATAATTCTCAATCATCTACATCAGGAGTTACAAGGAATGGCATTATGTTTTTTACACAAGTTCATCAAGATGATATTGGATGCTGGGATACATCGAAACCATACACTCGAGCACATTTGGGAAAATTTCATAATATGGAAAACTCAAATCTTATTCAATTTCCAAATGATTTAAAAGTAGACAAAGAAAAAGATCAAAATGTATGGCTTATAAGTAACCGACTACCAATTTTTCTATACAGCAATCTAGATTATGGAGAAGtaaattttcgaattttaaaGGCGAATGTAAATAAGATTATTCGCAATAGTGTTTGCAATCCGGATAATAGTTATATTAATACATCAAAGTCAGCTTTTGTGTTGATAGAAGAAGGACAGTGTTTTTGAAAACTAtggtaaataaacaattacaCAACAAAATGTTGTAAATTTTTGAACAACCTTGGTATTTGCGTCCGTTACAAATGATACTCTAGTACCTTTTTTGAAGGTTTGGGTCTAACAGATTTTTGCGCTTTGTTGTGTCCAAGCAATTAACTAAATTGACTAAAAGAATAACAGTTTTTAAACGTGTACGAGTTCCAAATTGGCATAAGATCGGACTTTTAAGAACATACGTATCTAAAATTAGCTTTCtagcttttaaaattttaaagatCACGAAATTAAAATGGACGTACATTGCTAGATCAACTTGGCTTGCGATTCTGCTCGAATATTCGAAGTATATTCTTTATGGGTCAGCAGTTCTTCCCTCCGCCATTCTAGTTTTCAACGAATGAATATTAGGGTTCAAATTCAAACGTGTATACAATTGtttgtaatatatttatattttttagtcGTACTGTGAAAGGTTATATCCAATTGTAAGAAGTAACAGGTAGGGAGCGTGTTCTTTCTTCTATTGTATCTTCAAGTTCGTGTTATCGTCATTAGTTTCCTCTGAAAGTGGTTTGATTTTGGGTGTACTTAATATAACATCTCTAAAAGAGAATATTACTATCTATAAAGAAATATCGAACATCaatggatatatgtatattcatgTTACAGTATTTTCTCGAGATATTACTTTGAATATAATCAAATTTGGGCGATGTTAACTTAAAGATGGTTCGCACTTTACTCATTCgtaaatttaagttttaaaaacaaggtatgtatgtaagtgCATATAAGACACTGCGACTTATAACTataaaaatagtaaataaagTACTCCGTTCCAATAAAAGGGGCTCTCATCGATGCGCTTGTTTGCCGAACAAAGATGCTGTATACATACGTATAAATTTAcgagaaaatatttttgtatttgtgaaaataaatgtatttgtgTGTGACTTTTAAATACACATTTCCCAAATTGCTGTATGCGAACGAGCCGATAATCAAGTAAATAAGCATGTGGACAGTGTGGAAGCTATCTTTGATGTGCAATCATATTCTTAAAGGCAGGCGCATGAATTCATGTTCATTCTATTGGCCTATACGGATTTTAGTTGTATTATTATCTTTCAATAATTCGATACTACAGTATTGTTTgcagtaaatatttttttaaacaaataacatTGGGAAATAGGCAAGTGAAAagatatatttgatatatgtacgtgtaaattattattatggatattaaaaaaaagaaaagttagTGTGGTCGAAGAGAAATTAACATTCATGTTGTATATGCTTCTCACTATGTATTACATAATAACAGCACCAACGAACATTATTTGAGTGTCTCTATATGTATTTACATTCAGCATAAAATGCGATATTTTATAACTGAGTGTGTTGCATGTGctttattataaattacacccttatgtaataataataatgcaggACCTGCCTACCTGTTGAGAcgatacaaatataaattcctttctctacattttattattattttatagatTTGTACAGCTTTTAGATATGGATTCTACTTTAAATATTGAGGTAAgtcaaaaaacaatatttaattaattaatataaatataatattcaCCTATAAAAAATTCAAAGTGCTTAGATTTTTTACAAGATTTTTTACATCTTTTACATTGTTATACATTTACTTTTGACAATTTTCTCAGAGAGAAAATggtaatacatttatttaaataaattattgtaattATTAACTAAATATACCGTTTACGTTTTTTGCCATCATTTTTAATGTAAATAATAGTAATATTACCATTTAATAAATAGATAGAAATAAACTTTACAAACTCATATTTTCTACAATCTAAAGGAGAAAGAAATTGCTACAAAAAATGAAACCCAAATAGATTACGCTGATGAGATTAAAACTACTCCCCAAGATAATGATAATCTCAATGAAAAACTCTTGGTATCTTATATTGACAGTGGTTTTGATAAACCCGTCACTTCAAGAGATAATAAAGATGATGACGATCTAAAAATTGAAGAAAGCGAATCTGAAGACTGTAAttcagagaaaaaaaatacaacagaTTTGGAAGTAAACCCAGCTGCACTAATTGACAAGCCGTCTTTAGATATTAGCTCATCGGATATGGAGAGAACTGTTGAGATAGAAGACTCCGAATCCAATAACCCTATTATTATAGATGCATCTATTAAAACGGACCCATTAATATCTGTGGAAAATTTGTCCACCGTTTCTGAGAATAATTTCGAGTTGGACTTAATAGATGGGAGTACTAATGGTGAAAATTCATCGAATGCGGAAAACGAATCACCTGTTCAAGACACGTCGAACATTCTAATTAAAGGCGAAGATGATAAAGCTATCGAAAATTGCAAATCACAGGATACCACTAAATCTTCGTCGGAAaaagtatttgtatttttaagaATAACAGACCTAAATTATCGCCTTcaagcttcaaaaatgttttttatttaacataatatttataaagaaaaaGTAAAGCAAATGTTGCCCTAACTTACCATATACCCTGCAAAGgctacatttattttttacttcATAAAGTCTAAATGTGTATTTGTAACTTAGTAACTTAGTCCAGGTACTTGGATCTAAgtcaataatatttaaaacatgatttaggtaaaaaaaaaatattgttgaaacgtttttatatttttaaagaaattctAACAAGTTTAAGGAATTAATGTCCTGATTACTCGTAATCTTCAAAATCAGATAAAAGGCGGAATGGATTAGGATCTCTTTTAGAATTGTTGTCGCCATTTCCGCCTGTTTGTCCATTTAAACTTCAAgatatatatgaatatgaatatgcaCTTTCAGCATTCTGATACCAGTGACATTTCTGCAAGTTGGTTTTAAAAGATTGGCCCTCATACTCCAACGTTCATCAACCGCGGAAACTGTCATCCCCACACTTTTGCATATTCTAAACCGGTTACTCGTgaagtaaaagggtatactagatctTTGATCAATATGTAACAgtcagaaggaagcgtttccaaccatataaagtatatatattcttgatctgGATcgatagccgagtcgatctggaaGTGTCCACCTGTATGAAAGTTGACATCTCAGGAACTaaaaaagctagaaggttgagattaagcatacaatttttgtctgtataccaaaaacactgtTGTCCGCCCATTTTTTCACCTACAAAACTATCAAAACGGACGCGCccacatttttaaacaatgttaaattttttttctcattttattccccaatatctattgatatccaataataattataaaatttcggcttcgcattcacactagttgagtaacgggtatctgatagtcggcgaactcgactatagcattctctcttgttttaaagtgcgttttaaaaaataatgttgGAAATAGTCAAGCTTTATAACTATGTGCTTTTCGGAACCGGATACGGATAGGGGAACTACTCAGATATATACGAAAAACTCTGACTCTGCATGGGTATTAATCTAGGTATAACGCTTATATTTGAGCACAagcaaataattatttaagctTCTGCAGTTCTGCAGAGTAAATTTTGTCAAACATAAGGCAAAAGCCTACGACTCTTTGAACTGTGTTGTTTAATTGcatatgtttaatattataattgatttattaattattgtaTGATTTGGTTTAAAATTTTGGAACATTCATTCAGCTGCACTTCATTATTTTAATACGCAGCTTACAAAAGTTTACTTACAGCTTCGTGCAAATCATACATTATCAATTTCGATTAGATCTTTAAAGTgtactttatttttagaatGTCAATGACCCAACATCCATTGCATCTGATTTATCGGCCGAAAACACTAAAGCAGACCTTGTTTCGCTAAATGAACCGGTAAGTAAGACTATACACAGTTTTATAGCTCATTTCAATACAAATTCATgtgtaattattaaaaaatataaacacgTCTTCATATTAACTTTTGTGacgttacatttttaaaatatatataacatttttgGCGGTTTT is part of the Drosophila melanogaster chromosome 4 genome and harbors:
- the yellow-h gene encoding yellow-h gives rise to the protein MQSMTIFNIITQLVFLSKTLNGNLSVQPVFQTLDGYEYTSQSFSQNLQSESQLEIVYEWKYLDFLYSTFVQRQQSILNGDFVPKNNLPLGIDVHNNRLFVTTPRWKNGVPASLGTLPFPPKESSPAIKPYPNWEAHGNPNNPDCSKLMSVYRTAVDRCDRIWLIDSGIVNATINLNQICPPKIVVYDLKSDELIVRYNLEASHVKQDSLHSNIVVDIGEDCDDAHAIVSDVWRFGLLVYSLSKNRSWRVTNYNFYPDPFASDFNVYGLNFQWLDGVFGMSIYYNKKIMERVLYFHPMASFKEFMVPMNILLNESVWQTNTQEYAKYFIPIGDRGYNSQSSTSGVTRNGIMFFTQVHQDDIGCWDTSKPYTRAHLGKFHNMENSNLIQFPNDLKVDKEKDQNVWLISNRLPIFLYSNLDYGEVNFRILKANVNKIIRNSVCNPDNSYINTSKSAFVLIEEGQCF